The following proteins come from a genomic window of Macrobrachium nipponense isolate FS-2020 chromosome 18, ASM1510439v2, whole genome shotgun sequence:
- the LOC135197211 gene encoding PIH1 domain-containing protein 1-like isoform X2, producing the protein MRGLCVKTRDEEKNKVFINVCTSDAIPTPEDISDEELISILESEEPSDFRVPMSIGQPHHEKDKSGESCVAYDVVISPEFFSKMTNNPLFNNFFMVATLEGIEEKYSLRLDKNGWTVLKNKKYHGTMPEQAVRTTMPLVQELSKVRHWETKDLPGPSKAKSETSPATNKPLISEVSSKKIQKVKPKFVLEKIGFEEITTLQAKVELPEMISGQDIDVAVGEDRLVVETRKSFFDVFVPHKMDNESADAYFITSTKVLIIRVPVLSS; encoded by the exons ATGCGCG GTTTGTGCGTGAAAACCAGAGACGAAGAGAAAAACAAGGTTTTCATCAATGTCTGCACCTCGGATGCCATCCCGACCCCAGAGGACATCTCCGACGAAGAGCTCATCTCCATCCTGGAGTCCGAAGAGCCATCGGATTTCAGAGTTCCCATGTCTATAGGACAACCTCATCATGAAAAGGACAAAT CTGGCGAGTCATGTGTAGCCTACGATGTTGTTATCAGCccagagtttttctcaaagatGACAAACAACCCCCTTTTTAATAACTTCTTCATGGTAGCTACTTTGGAAGGCATAGAAGAGAAGTACAGTCTCAGATTGGATAAAAATG GATGGACAgtcttaaagaataaaaaatatcatgGCACCATGCCTGAACAAGCTGTACGTACAACTATGCCACTTGTCCAGGAACTGAGCAAAGTGCGACACTGGGAAACAAAAGATTTACCAGGCCCTTCCAAAGCAAAGTCTGAGACCTCGCCAGCAACGAATAAGCCTCTTATTAGTGAAGTGTCgtccaaaaagatacaaaaagtaaAACCAAAGTTTGTGTTGGAAAAGATAGGTTTTGAGGAAATAACAACATTGCAAGCTAAAGTTGAATTGCCAGAAATG ATTAGTGGACAGGACATTGATGTTGCTGTTGGAGAAGACAGGCTTGTAGTAGAGACTCGTAAAAGTTTTTTTGATGTATTTGTTCCCCATAAGATGGATAATGAGAGTGCAGATGCTTATTTCATCACATCCACAAAG GTCCTGATCATCAGAGTACCAGTCCTTTCATCATGA
- the LOC135197211 gene encoding PIH1 domain-containing protein 1-like isoform X3: MGLCVKTRDEEKNKVFINVCTSDAIPTPEDISDEELISILESEEPSDFRVPMSIGQPHHEKDKSGESCVAYDVVISPEFFSKMTNNPLFNNFFMVATLEGIEEKYSLRLDKNGWTVLKNKKYHGTMPEQAVRTTMPLVQELSKVRHWETKDLPGPSKAKSETSPATNKPLISEVSSKKIQKVKPKFVLEKIGFEEITTLQAKVELPEMISGQDIDVAVGEDRLVVETRKSFFDVFVPHKMDNESADAYFITSTKVLIIRVPVLSS; encoded by the exons ATGG GTTTGTGCGTGAAAACCAGAGACGAAGAGAAAAACAAGGTTTTCATCAATGTCTGCACCTCGGATGCCATCCCGACCCCAGAGGACATCTCCGACGAAGAGCTCATCTCCATCCTGGAGTCCGAAGAGCCATCGGATTTCAGAGTTCCCATGTCTATAGGACAACCTCATCATGAAAAGGACAAAT CTGGCGAGTCATGTGTAGCCTACGATGTTGTTATCAGCccagagtttttctcaaagatGACAAACAACCCCCTTTTTAATAACTTCTTCATGGTAGCTACTTTGGAAGGCATAGAAGAGAAGTACAGTCTCAGATTGGATAAAAATG GATGGACAgtcttaaagaataaaaaatatcatgGCACCATGCCTGAACAAGCTGTACGTACAACTATGCCACTTGTCCAGGAACTGAGCAAAGTGCGACACTGGGAAACAAAAGATTTACCAGGCCCTTCCAAAGCAAAGTCTGAGACCTCGCCAGCAACGAATAAGCCTCTTATTAGTGAAGTGTCgtccaaaaagatacaaaaagtaaAACCAAAGTTTGTGTTGGAAAAGATAGGTTTTGAGGAAATAACAACATTGCAAGCTAAAGTTGAATTGCCAGAAATG ATTAGTGGACAGGACATTGATGTTGCTGTTGGAGAAGACAGGCTTGTAGTAGAGACTCGTAAAAGTTTTTTTGATGTATTTGTTCCCCATAAGATGGATAATGAGAGTGCAGATGCTTATTTCATCACATCCACAAAG GTCCTGATCATCAGAGTACCAGTCCTTTCATCATGA